Within Thermococcus indicus, the genomic segment GACGAAGTGGTATATTGCCCTGGTCGCTTTTGTGAGCCTGAAGGTCTCTATGCCCTCGGTGACTTCATCCACGAGGCTGTTGACCCTGCTGAGTATCCACCTGTCCTCCTCGCGGAATGGAAGTTCCTCCGGCTTGAGCTTCGTCGGGTCGAAGCTGTCGAGGCTCATGTAGGTGGCGCTGAGAACGTAGACGTTCCAGAGTATGTTGAGCATCCTCTTGACCTGTGCCAATCCCTTCCAGCTGAAGCGCAGGTTCTCCCATGGGTTCGTTGCCCAGAGCATGTAGAACCTGAAGGGGTCCCTGCCCTCCTTCTGGACGACTTCCTCCGGCCTTATGATGTTGCCGAGGCTCTTGCTCATCTTGTCGCCCTTTTCATCCAGAACGTAGCCGTGCATAGCCACGTGCCTGTATGGGACTGTGTCGAAGGCTATAACTGAAGCCGCCTGCTGGGAGTAGAACCACTTGGTTACCTGGTCCTCACCCTCGACTATGAAGTCCGCCGGCCAGAGTTTCCTGAAGTTCTCCTCAGTTCTCGGGTAGTCGAGGGAAGCCCAGCTCGCTATTCCGCTGTCGAACCAGACGTCAACGACGTCTTTAACGCGCCTCATCTCCTTGCCGTCCACCTTTATGATGAAGGCATCGACGTAGGGCCTGTGCAGGTCTTCTGGGCCAAGCTTCTCCTCTATGGCCTTGAGCTTCTCCTCATAGCTCTCCGGGAGCTCTATTCTCTCGCCGTTAACCTCTATCGCGACGCTGAGCTCCACCAGCTCCTTGAACGAGCCGACGACGTGTATCTCGCCGTCTTCGCTCTGCCATATCGGGAGCGGTATTCCCCAGTAGCGCTGCCTGCTTATGACCCAGTCGCCGGAGTTCATGACGCCGTTGTCGTAGCGCACCTTCACCCAGTCCGGATACCAGGTGACCTTCTCGTCGTTCTCCTTGATTATGAGGTCCTTGACCTTGCTTACCTTGAGGAACCACTGGTCTGTGGCGCGGAATATGAGCGGGGTCTTGCAGCGCCAGCAGTGCGGGTACTTGTGCTCTATCGTTCCGGCCTTCACGAGGTAGCCCTTGGCTTTGAGGTGCCCTATTATCTCCTGGTCGGCGTCCTTGACGTAGGTTCCCTTCCAGCGGCCCTCGGTGTAGCGGCCCTCGTCGTCGACCGGGCTGTATATCGGCAGGCCGTACCCTCTGCCTATCTCAAAGTCCTCCTCACCGTGACCTGGGGCGGTGTGAACAAGGCCGGTACCCTCTCCCAGCGTCACGTGCTCGCCGAGGATAACGCGGTGGGCCCACTCGTACCTTTCGCGGAACTCCTTCTGGATGGGATACTCGTCCATCAGCACGTGAACGTAGCGGAGCCCCTCGAGCTCCTCTCCCTTGAACTCCTCGACTATCTCGCCCTTAACGCCGACCTCGCTCAGAACTCTATCAACGAGGGCCTTCGCTATTATCCAGTACTCCTCGCCCTTCTCGGTCTCGACCCTAACCTTGGCGTAGTCGTAGTCCGCGTGAACGGTGACGGCGAGGTTGGCCGGGAGGGTCCAGGGGGTAGTCGTCCAGATGAGGAGGTACTCGTTCTCCTTCCCCTCGACCGGGAACTTGACGTATATGCTCGGGTCCTCCCTTACCTTGTACTCGCCGCGGACCTCGTGTTCGGCCAGGGCGGTCTCACAGCGCGGGCACCAGTGGAGGACGCGCTTGTCCTTCTCAAGCAGCCCCTTCTCGTGGGCCCTCTTGAGTGTGAACCAGCCCGATTCGATGTACTCGTTCTTTATGGTCATGTAGGGGTTGTCCCAGTCCATCCAAACGCCGAGCTGCTTGAACTGCTCGGTCATTATCTTGAGGTTGTTGAGGGCGAACTCCTTACACTTCCGTATGAAATTGTCGACGCCTATCTCGGTCTCTATGTCCTTCTTGGTCTTTAGGCCCAAAGCCTGCTCGACCTTGACCTCTATTGGCAGTCCGTGCATGTCGAAGCCCGGCTGCCTGCGGACGTTGTAGCCCTGCATGGTTCTGAACCTTATCACCATGTCTTTGATTATCTTGTTCCAGGCCGTTCCGAGGTGTATCGCACCGCTGACGTAGGGCGGCCCGTCGAGGAAGTAGTACTTCGGGCCGTTCTGGCGTGTGGTCTTCACCTTCTCGTAGGTGTTGTTCTCCTCCCAAAAGCGCTCGACCTTTTCCTCAAGCTTCCCTGGGGTGTACTCCCTAAACTCCGGTTCCTTTATCATGTCAAAACCCTCCAGAAATGATCTTTAGGATGGACTACCCTAGAACAGGGGGACTCAAGCCGCGAAACGGGCGAAGCGAAGGATAAAACACTCCCCCCTCATGGGCATCGGGGCAGAATTGGGAACTTCCCTTATAAGGTTTTTGGATGGAGAACTGCAGAATATATGCTATTGGTTTCTAATCTCGTTCCATATCCCCGCCATTATCAGCGCGGCGCCCAGGTAGCCCTTGACGCTGAGAACTTCCCCTATCGTTGCGAAGGCCGCTATGTGTCCGAAAATTGGCTCCGCGGAGTATATCAGCGCGGCTTTGTGGGCCTTTGTGTTCCTCTGGTGCTTCACCTGGAGGGTGAACGCTATAACCGTCGCGAAGACCGAGGTGTAGAGCACCCCCGCCCAGGGCAGCGGGTCTCTGGGAAACGTGAAGGGCTCGAAGAGCAGTGCAAAGCCCAGTGAGAAGACGAAGTTCCAGGTTATCTGCCAGAAGGCTAAGCTGAGGTAATCCTTCTCGCCAAAGCGCTGAACGAGGACTATCTGGAAGGCGAAGCTGAGGGCGCAGAGAACCGTAAGCAGGTCGCCGTAGTTGAAGTTCAGGCTCGCCCCGGAGATTAGGTAGAGACCTGTTAGGGCGATTGCAAGAGAGGCGGCATCCCTGAGCTTGAGCCTATCCCTGAGTATGAAATACGCTATGAAGGGAGTGAAGACGACGTAGAGCGACGTTATGAATGCCGAGTTCGAGGCCGTGGTGTACTTCAGCCCGACTATCTGGAAGCCGTGACCGAAGAAGAGTGTCAGTCCGAGGATGAAGCCCTCCTTGAAGGTCTCCCGCCTCAAAACCTTCGAGCGGAAGAGGAGGAGCATCAGGAGAGACGCTATGCCAAAGCGGTAGGCTAGGAAAAGTATCGGCGGCAGATAATCGAGGCTAACCTTCATAGCCGGGAAGGTAAAGCCCCATATCGCGGTGATGCCGAGGAGTACGAGCTCGGAGCGGTTCATCGCATGGATTAAGGGAGAGGATTTAAAAGATTATTCGCCGGGCCCGTGGACGCAGGACATGTTCATGGCTAGGAGCATCTCGACGTAGCCTGACTCAAGGTTCTCCTTTATTTTATCCGCCAGCCTCTTGAACTCCTCAAGGGTGAGCGGTCTTTTGTTCTTCAGCCACTTGATCTTCCCGTCGTTCTTGTCGAGTATTACTATCTCCCCCTCCGTGATCAGGGGCACGTAGTTCATCTTTATGCCGTAGAGCTCCTCGGCAAAGGCCAGCTTGGCCCTTACGAGTTCGAGGTAGTTCGCCAGATCCTCCCCGAGAATCAGCCTGAATTCGCGCTCCATCTTCCCACCGCTGGGATCTCAATGCACAGGTTTATTAATCTATCGGGCAGGTGTGGGTAAAAATGTCCTTTAATTCTTCCGAAATCCAAATAAGTGTCGGCGATGTATCACTCCCGGTGAGACAATGGAGATGAAGTACGCCCACCACTTCCACGCCTACCAGCCCGGCGACATAGTTTACGTTAAAGACGGCGACGGTAGCAGGTCCATCGAGTACGAGGAAAGGAAGAGCCCCGTTGCGATAAGAATCCGCGGGGAAGAAGTTAAGGGTGAGAACTGGACACGGGCGATGCTCTACTCCTACGAGCACATAGCAGATACCCTCTCCCGCATGAAGGGGGTCAGCATTGATATAGAACCCTTCACATTTCTGATGCTCCTCCGCTACCATAAAAACACCTTTGAGGACGCCGTTGAGCTTCTCCGTAGGTTCGACGCCGTTCCGACGACGCCTTTCCACCCGATAGTGCCCCACCTTGATGAGTTTGAGCAAAGGATCCTGGCGAGGGTTTCCTTCGACTTCTATGCTCCGCTGATTAAGGACAAGCCTGTACTCGGCTACTGGCTTCCCGAGGCTGTGATAACGAGAAGAACGGCTCAAATAATCGAGTCCCAGACGGACAAAAAGCTGGTCTTCCTCCTCGACGAGAGGCAGCTCCTCTATGACTTTCCCCAGGCGAAGCACTCCTGCAACCGCTACGGTAAATCCTTCGTCTTCGGAAGGGAGTGGGGCATAAGCGACGCCTTCGCCTTCAACACCCTCGACGTTCCCGGTCTGGTCTCGGCTACCCTATCCCACCGCGACGACCACAAGGAGAACCTCGGCGTTCCCTATCTGATCTTCACCGCGGGCGACCTTGAGAGCCTCCTGGGAAACCCGGCACAGCTCGACCGCTTTACGGCATGGATGGAAGGGCTTGAGGCGAACGGCGTCGAGAGGGTCTCGGCGATGGAGTTCGTGAGGAGGAAGCTCTCAGGGGAATATAGGCGCCTCAACGGCGAGTGCTCCTTCGGGATGGGGGTTAAGGACTACTCCGCCTGGAGCGACTACTTCGACCTGAGCCTTGATGGAAAGACGAGCGACTCCAGGTGGCTTGGCTATAGACGGGCCGACGGAAAGGTCTTCGCAAGGGAAGTGAACGGCAGGAAGATTTCCCAGCTCTGGAAGGTCGCCTTCACGAGGCTCTTTGGGGAGCTCAACAGAACCGTCAGACTGGGGGTTCTGAAGGGTCTCGCGGAGCTCGGGGCCAATTCCGAGGAGTTCTTAATCAGATACGCCAGGATTTTCTTCAGGGACTACTACGATTACTTCGGCATGGAAACCTCCCCCGATTACGCCCTTGAGCCGGCCAACGGCGACAGGAAAGCCCTAAAGCTTGGACGGGCCTACTACCTCATGCTCCTCGCCAACCACTCCTGCCCACGCTTCTGGGAAAACCTCGACACGCGCGTCGCCTTCGGCAACGTCTCGGTCATGGCCAAGGCCCTCATCGAGCTTATGGAGTATTTCGACGGCAGTGAACTCCAGAGTCTCTTCGTGGAGTCATACCTAAAACTCCTAAACTTCGAGGGTCTCTACCACCTCTGGAACCTTGGAGCGATGCCTTCCCGGGAGGGCTGGGAGACTGATGAGAGAGCGTGGCTCGATGCGTTGAAATCTGAGGTTCCCAACAGCAGGTACAACGTCGTCACGAGAGCTTCTCTTTACGTTGGGAAGCGTGACCTGGAGGGCGAGCTCAGGAGTCTAATCGAACCTTACAACCTCGACTGGGCAGTAGCGGATACCGGCCATATCCCGGGCGAGGTTCACGGGGAGTGGGAGAATCAGAGGTGGTGTGAACACAGGGGATGAGGGGCTGCCCCTCCCCTGACGTTTGGTTATCTAATTTTGCTAGCCTAACCTTTAAAACCGGTGTAACATAATACCGGGAAGACGATCCGGAGAGGGGGGATAAGGGTTGAAGAAAAAGAAACATCCGGGGGAGTTGTCAGTTCTCAGCACCATGCTGATGAAGCTCGGTGGAAAGGAGTACCTGAGGCTCAAGCGCATACTCAAAGATGCGGAGAAGAAGGGAGTGGGAAAGAAAACTCTACTGCTGGCCCTTCAGGTTCCACTTCTCTCTGCTCAGGAAGAGGTAGGCCTCGTCCTCCAGCTCCTTCGGAACGTAGTCTAGCATTATCCCGGCGTCCCTGATGTTTTCTCTAACGCTTTTTCCCATGGCAACCTGGTTCTTCTCCAGAAGTTCAACGATGACATCGATGACATCTTCCTTCACGGTCTTTTCCGCGAAGAGCCTCTTCCCGATGAGCCACACCCTCTCGTTCTTCCGGTAGAAGTCCCAGCCCCTCTCCGTGAAGAACTCCGGGCCGGGCTTTATTTTCACCCTCTCCCTTTCCCTGCGGTCCACCTCCAGCATTATGAACGCTTTGTTACCGCTATGCCCGACGTTCCAGCCAAGGACGCTGAAGCCTTCCCTCGAGAGGGCCCTCTCAAAGCCTCTCGCCGTTCTCTCCAGCTGGGGGAGCAGGATGTCCTCCACGAGCTCTGGAGCCTGAAAGACCAGCGTCACGAGGTGGGTTCCCTTCCTCCTAAGTTCGGAGAGGTAGCTTCCACTTCTCGTGGCTCTCCCGAAGAGGAACTCCTCGGAGGGGCTCTCCAGAAACTGATGTGCCTTGAAGTAGAAAAATCCATAGCGCTCCCAGCCCAGGTTTGCCGCGACGTTCCTCCTCGGGTCTACTGGGTCGATGACTATCAGGGGCCTGTCGGCCTCGGCCTCGCGCCTGACGGTCCTCATGGCTGTCTCGTACTCCCGCTTGAGCCAGTTTCCGGGGTCGATTATCTTCTGCCTCAGCATGAAGTCGGCGTTTTTGAGGACTTCGAGGAACGAGCCGTATTTGATAACGAGTATCTCGGCGAGGTAGCCGGAGAAGCCCCGGATGTATATCTCGCTCCCGTAGGCGTTTATCCCCTTCAGAAAGCGCTTGAGGAGCCTGACCTCGTCGTTCCTGCCCCGGAGGTTCTCAATGACCCAGCGGTTGTGAAGTATCGAGCGGTCCACCGCTGTTCTCACGTCCCTCCAGCTTTTCACATCGTAGCAGGGAACGAGGTCAACCTTTACCCCCTTATAGCTCGCCCTCACGTAAGGATGTTCCGCGTAGGCGATTTCGTAGAAGTCGAGCTTCTCCGCGATAGCTCTGCCAAGTTCTAGGCCTTTTTCCCGGAGTCCTTCGAGGGGGGTGTCTAGAGGGAAGGCCAGGAAAAGGTCGACGTCGTGGTCTCCGGCTAAATAAGTGTCCTTCGCGAGCGAGCCGACGAAGTGGGGCTTAACGTCGAGGCCCAGGCTTTCGATGGTCTCCTTCGCTATGCCCTCCAGTTCCCTCATCAGGCCCTCCACGAAGGCCCTCTCCTCATCCGTCGGGCGTATTTTCGGGAGAATCTTCTGGAGCACGGCCTCGACGTCCATTTCCACACCTCACTCTGCCAGCTCGAACCTCGCAACGGTCTCGTAAATCGGGCCCTTTGGAGTGAGCGTGCTCTTCTTCAGCTCTATGGCCTCGACATCGAACTCCCCGAAATCCTCGTTGGCGAGGTCTTTGAGGGCCATCGCCAGCTCCAGCTTGTCCCTGACGAACTTCACCCTGCCTATGGTTATGTGCGCCACGAAGTCCCTGTCCTTTTTGAAGCCGAGCCTCCTCATTTCCCGCTCGACGTCCTTTGCTATCGCCTTTATCCCATCGTCGTTCTCTATTCCAGCCCAGATTACGCGGACGTAGTTCGGGTTCGGGAAGACTCCTATCCCCTTGACCCTGACGCGGTGCTTCCTGTGCTTCTTCGCTATTTCCTCCAGGGCCCTCTTGACCTCCTCCGCTAAAACCTCGTCAATCTCGCCGAGGAACTTGAGTGTGACGTGGAAGTTCTCCCTCTCGACGAACTTTATCTTAGCGGATTTGCTCCCTATTCTCTCCTGGGCCTTTACGAGGTTGTCGCGGACTTCATCGCTAACCTCAATGGCTATGAACGCCCTCATACCACCACCGAGAAAAGTTGGGGGAGGGGGTTAAAGAGGTTTTGTGCTTGCCTACTGATCTAATTGGGTAGAAAATTACAAAAAGGAACGTGGTTGCTTAGGCTCGCTACTTTTGATTTATGAACCATGGATACATCTCAACGGTGAACTCTATTGGAGGGGCGTTCACTGCCTGTCTTGGATGTGAGACCCAGCATCCAAAACTTCCACATGTGGCAACGGTCTCCTCGTAAACAAAGGTTGCTTCTGCTCTCAGTTTCATCTCAACCATATGGAATGGTGTTCCTTTTTTCACAAAGGGGACAACTACAGGGTGTGTTATGAATACCCGACCCCATGCAGGGGAACTGCCAAACTGTTCCTTCCTTTCCAGGTCATAAAACTCGAACTCAATGTCTCTGTTGGCATCGATGTCGTCGGTGTACCATTTGAACCTGAGCCCTTTTGTGTATGTTTCACTGAAGCCTGCTCCTGCGTTTGGAAGTCCTGTTGTGTCAACACCAACGTTTAGGCCCCATGTGATGGTGGGCTCCGACGAAGAACCACTGCCTTCGGGCTTAAAGCTTCCCACTCCAAAATATGCCCGCTCGCGTGGGGGATTCAAGATAGTGGCTCGTTCCCTGACCTCTTTTACTGCAACTTTGAAGTCTGTTGGGAAGTCCCTCTCGTTGGGCACTTTTGCCTCATGGCTTATGTAGACGTAGTAGTAATATCCCATCCTTGCCTCAGCTACCCAGAAGTCCACTCCCATTTTGTTGTAGACGGTAACTTTGTCTCCTCTCCGTGTTGTGATATCCCTGGAAGTTGTTACCGTACTAATACGGCCTATTGGGTTCCAGTCTCTGGATGGCTCGTCTCCAAGCGCTCCTTTTACCTCAAGCGGAAGGTTTACGAACCTGATAGCTTCTGAATTGAACAGCTCTTTTATACTTTGTAAATTGGTGTGTCCGGAATCCCCGCTGGCAAAGTAGTAGAGTGGAGCGTACATTCCATTTGGAAGGGGCCTGAGGACTATCCCTACAAAAGTGCAGTTCCTGAACTCATCAAGGTCTATTCTGAGAGTTAGTTTGTCCCGATACTTCTGAAGGAACTCCTCCGCCATACAAGCGCTGGATTTTCCAGTAAATGTTCTCATAATGAGTTCTTTCTTGAGGATAGGTGAGATTTTGGGCTTTTCGCCTCGGGAAATGCTATTTTTTCCATTGTCCTGCAATAAGGCCGCAGAAACTATGCTCGCTACCATCAGTAGTCCCAACAGGACTGCGGACAGCGGCTTCCATCGCAAGTGGTTCACCCCCTTAAGCCGTCTGCAACACTCACTATGCAACTCTTGCTTATAAGTTTTTCCATCTACTCTTAGTAATTAATCTTCCTTTCGTTTTTTAGTATGATTTTATTCAGAGTGAATGTTTCCTTTTGGGATCGTCCAAAAGAAGCCTGAGTAAAGGAGTTGCATGGCGATGCAAAGAAAGTGCAAAAAAGAAACCTCATTCTCTCACGACAACCGGGAACTCCTCCCAGGGGAAGACTATCCACTTGTCGGTGCGGAAAACGTAGAAGTCCGGGACCACCTTCGTCCAGGGCTTCATGCTGAGGCAGGCCACTTTAACCTTCTCCGCCCCGGCCTTCTTGACCTCCTCGATGACCACTTCGAGGGTCTTCCCGGTATCGCTGACGTCGTCGACGATAACGACCTTCTTGCCCTCCAGCGAGCCGTGGAGGGGGATGGTTATGAGCGGCTTCTCCATCCTCTCCTCGATGTCCTTGTAGAACTTGACGTCGATGACCTTGACCTCCAGATCGCCGAGGATGTGACTGAGCCTCACGGCCGGGATGAGTCCGCCGCGAGCTATCCCAACGATTACATCGGGCATGAAGTTCTTTCTGAGCTCATCGGCGAGCGCGAAGATGGCCCTGTCAATCTGCCACCACGTGAGATAGACTTTGTCCATGACAACACCTCCGAATATCCAGTGTTTGGGTGAAACCTAATTAAGGCTTTCGTCTGAGTGGCAGAAGTTAAAACCTTTAGCTTAAAAATGATGTGTTGACACAAAAATGTTGAACAGAAAAATGGAATGAAACGGCTTCAGCTTATCACACACTTGCTCCACCCACACCTCGGGCAGGTGGCGCAGCCGCTCTCCATCTTCAGCTCCACCAGCTCCCCGTCCTTCTCATAGCATACCGGGCAGTACGCAATGCCCAGCAGTTCCTTTATTTTCTCCTCGGGAACATCGGAGGGTTCCGCGTGGTGGGGATGCTCGTGGGCCGCGGGTTTGGGCGCCGTGACGTGGGAGACCGAAAAGGTCAGCCCCACGCTCTCGGCCTTCTCCTTGCCGTTGGTTCCGTTGAGTATCGCTTCCACGTTGATGAACTTGGCCAGCCCCGGCTCCGCCTCGACGATGGTCCTGAGCCTCTCGACGGCGTAGCTGCTCGGCTTGGCCTTAACGCGCTGCTTCTTCTCTCCCTCGACGCTGTAGACCTGCACCGAGAGCGAGCCGTCGCGGTAGACCGTTATTCCCTTGCAGCCAAGCTTGTAGGCCAGGAGATAAGCTGCCTTGACGTCCTCGACGGTGGCGTCGTTCGGCATGTTTATGGTCTTGCTGGCGCTGTCGGTAAGCCAGAGCTGGATGTTGGCCTGAGCCAGGAGGTGGTCGAGCCAGTGGATGTCCATGGAGGTTACGAAGACGCGCTGGAGGTCCTCCGGAATCTCCTCAAGACCCTGGACCGAGCCGTAGTTGTCGCTTATCTTCTTGAGTATCTCGTCGCTGTAGAGGCCGCGCTTCTTGAGTTCGGACTCGAAGACAGGATCGACGTAGTAGAACTCGCCGA encodes:
- the ileS gene encoding isoleucine--tRNA ligase, translated to MIKEPEFREYTPGKLEEKVERFWEENNTYEKVKTTRQNGPKYYFLDGPPYVSGAIHLGTAWNKIIKDMVIRFRTMQGYNVRRQPGFDMHGLPIEVKVEQALGLKTKKDIETEIGVDNFIRKCKEFALNNLKIMTEQFKQLGVWMDWDNPYMTIKNEYIESGWFTLKRAHEKGLLEKDKRVLHWCPRCETALAEHEVRGEYKVREDPSIYVKFPVEGKENEYLLIWTTTPWTLPANLAVTVHADYDYAKVRVETEKGEEYWIIAKALVDRVLSEVGVKGEIVEEFKGEELEGLRYVHVLMDEYPIQKEFRERYEWAHRVILGEHVTLGEGTGLVHTAPGHGEEDFEIGRGYGLPIYSPVDDEGRYTEGRWKGTYVKDADQEIIGHLKAKGYLVKAGTIEHKYPHCWRCKTPLIFRATDQWFLKVSKVKDLIIKENDEKVTWYPDWVKVRYDNGVMNSGDWVISRQRYWGIPLPIWQSEDGEIHVVGSFKELVELSVAIEVNGERIELPESYEEKLKAIEEKLGPEDLHRPYVDAFIIKVDGKEMRRVKDVVDVWFDSGIASWASLDYPRTEENFRKLWPADFIVEGEDQVTKWFYSQQAASVIAFDTVPYRHVAMHGYVLDEKGDKMSKSLGNIIRPEEVVQKEGRDPFRFYMLWATNPWENLRFSWKGLAQVKRMLNILWNVYVLSATYMSLDSFDPTKLKPEELPFREEDRWILSRVNSLVDEVTEGIETFRLTKATRAIYHFVVEDLSRWYVRLIRKRMWVEGDDPDKLAAYYTVWKVFDVLLRLMAPFTPYIAEEIYQNMLRPFLGVESVHMLDWPKADEKARDEELEREMEYVRRIVEAGSSARQRAKIKLRYPVRRIIVETEDETVAKAVERLNRILRDQLNAKGVVVGKVERELVIKPNFAKVGPEFKGDAKIVIAWINEHGKELYEKGEMDVELEGKTFHLTREHLTIEEKLPDFFVAEEFEGGKVFIDKTLTRELLAEGLAREFVRRIQEMRKRLDLDVNDRIVVTIETSEENRELLKENLDYVKKETRAVEVRFEETKGYVVEWPEVQAKIGIERVE
- a CDS encoding DMT family transporter, with protein sequence MNRSELVLLGITAIWGFTFPAMKVSLDYLPPILFLAYRFGIASLLMLLLFRSKVLRRETFKEGFILGLTLFFGHGFQIVGLKYTTASNSAFITSLYVVFTPFIAYFILRDRLKLRDAASLAIALTGLYLISGASLNFNYGDLLTVLCALSFAFQIVLVQRFGEKDYLSLAFWQITWNFVFSLGFALLFEPFTFPRDPLPWAGVLYTSVFATVIAFTLQVKHQRNTKAHKAALIYSAEPIFGHIAAFATIGEVLSVKGYLGAALIMAGIWNEIRNQ
- a CDS encoding glycoside hydrolase; this encodes MEMKYAHHFHAYQPGDIVYVKDGDGSRSIEYEERKSPVAIRIRGEEVKGENWTRAMLYSYEHIADTLSRMKGVSIDIEPFTFLMLLRYHKNTFEDAVELLRRFDAVPTTPFHPIVPHLDEFEQRILARVSFDFYAPLIKDKPVLGYWLPEAVITRRTAQIIESQTDKKLVFLLDERQLLYDFPQAKHSCNRYGKSFVFGREWGISDAFAFNTLDVPGLVSATLSHRDDHKENLGVPYLIFTAGDLESLLGNPAQLDRFTAWMEGLEANGVERVSAMEFVRRKLSGEYRRLNGECSFGMGVKDYSAWSDYFDLSLDGKTSDSRWLGYRRADGKVFAREVNGRKISQLWKVAFTRLFGELNRTVRLGVLKGLAELGANSEEFLIRYARIFFRDYYDYFGMETSPDYALEPANGDRKALKLGRAYYLMLLANHSCPRFWENLDTRVAFGNVSVMAKALIELMEYFDGSELQSLFVESYLKLLNFEGLYHLWNLGAMPSREGWETDERAWLDALKSEVPNSRYNVVTRASLYVGKRDLEGELRSLIEPYNLDWAVADTGHIPGEVHGEWENQRWCEHRG
- the cca gene encoding CCA tRNA nucleotidyltransferase is translated as MDVEAVLQKILPKIRPTDEERAFVEGLMRELEGIAKETIESLGLDVKPHFVGSLAKDTYLAGDHDVDLFLAFPLDTPLEGLREKGLELGRAIAEKLDFYEIAYAEHPYVRASYKGVKVDLVPCYDVKSWRDVRTAVDRSILHNRWVIENLRGRNDEVRLLKRFLKGINAYGSEIYIRGFSGYLAEILVIKYGSFLEVLKNADFMLRQKIIDPGNWLKREYETAMRTVRREAEADRPLIVIDPVDPRRNVAANLGWERYGFFYFKAHQFLESPSEEFLFGRATRSGSYLSELRRKGTHLVTLVFQAPELVEDILLPQLERTARGFERALSREGFSVLGWNVGHSGNKAFIMLEVDRRERERVKIKPGPEFFTERGWDFYRKNERVWLIGKRLFAEKTVKEDVIDVIVELLEKNQVAMGKSVRENIRDAGIMLDYVPKELEDEAYLFLSREKWNLKGQQ
- the thpR gene encoding RNA 2',3'-cyclic phosphodiesterase, whose translation is MRAFIAIEVSDEVRDNLVKAQERIGSKSAKIKFVERENFHVTLKFLGEIDEVLAEEVKRALEEIAKKHRKHRVRVKGIGVFPNPNYVRVIWAGIENDDGIKAIAKDVEREMRRLGFKKDRDFVAHITIGRVKFVRDKLELAMALKDLANEDFGEFDVEAIELKKSTLTPKGPIYETVARFELAE
- a CDS encoding phosphoribosyltransferase, whose product is MDKVYLTWWQIDRAIFALADELRKNFMPDVIVGIARGGLIPAVRLSHILGDLEVKVIDVKFYKDIEERMEKPLITIPLHGSLEGKKVVIVDDVSDTGKTLEVVIEEVKKAGAEKVKVACLSMKPWTKVVPDFYVFRTDKWIVFPWEEFPVVVRE